From a region of the Anaerolineae bacterium genome:
- a CDS encoding sugar ABC transporter permease encodes MATGVPQARARLGVRRLKQAQQENAAGYLFISPWLVGFFVFTAGPMAISLGLSLLKTDLLRPSTFVGLDNFVALVDDELFWKSLRNTAYYSLFSVALGMLASLALAFVMNVRLSGIRLFRTIYYLPAVLPSAPVAILWRQIFNPERGLANYLLDLLNLPPQKWIYSERLALPCLIAMSLWGIGSSLMIYLAGLQGIPTDLYEAAQIDGAGWWPKLRRVTLPMLSPTIFFNLIMSIIGSFMVFTASYVMTQGGPNNATLTYVLYLYNSAFRYFKFGYASALAWVLFFVVLGLTALVFRSSPMWVYYESELR; translated from the coding sequence ATGGCGACTGGAGTGCCACAGGCCCGCGCCCGCCTGGGAGTCCGGCGGCTGAAGCAGGCGCAGCAGGAGAACGCCGCTGGCTATCTGTTCATCTCCCCCTGGCTGGTCGGGTTCTTCGTGTTCACGGCCGGGCCCATGGCCATATCGCTGGGTCTCAGCCTGCTGAAGACAGACCTGCTGCGACCGTCCACTTTCGTCGGGCTCGACAACTTCGTGGCGTTGGTGGACGACGAGCTCTTCTGGAAGAGTCTGCGGAACACTGCCTACTACTCGCTCTTCAGCGTGGCCCTGGGGATGCTAGCCTCTCTGGCCCTGGCTTTCGTCATGAACGTGCGCCTCAGCGGTATCCGCCTCTTTCGGACCATCTACTACTTGCCCGCCGTGCTCCCCAGCGCTCCCGTCGCCATCCTCTGGCGCCAGATATTCAACCCGGAACGGGGGCTGGCCAACTACCTGCTCGACCTGCTGAACCTTCCGCCGCAAAAGTGGATATACAGCGAGCGGCTGGCCCTGCCCTGCCTTATCGCCATGAGCCTGTGGGGGATCGGCTCCAGCCTGATGATCTACCTGGCCGGCCTGCAGGGCATTCCCACCGACCTCTACGAGGCAGCCCAGATAGACGGCGCAGGCTGGTGGCCCAAGCTCCGACGGGTCACCCTCCCCATGCTCTCGCCCACAATCTTCTTCAACTTGATCATGAGCATCATCGGCTCCTTCATGGTCTTCACCGCCTCTTACGTCATGACTCAGGGTGGCCCGAACAACGCGACTCTCACCTACGTGCTCTACCTCTACAACAGCGCTTTCCGCTACTTCAAGTTCGGCTATGCATCGGCGCTGGCCTGGGTGCTCTTCTTTGTCGTCCTGGGCCTGACGGCACTGGTCTTCCGGTCTTCTCCCATGTGGGTCTACTACGAGAGCGAGCTGCGCTAA
- a CDS encoding carbohydrate ABC transporter permease — protein MNRATEATVQAPASVRRAPLIAAWGSRRVRRAAGRLALYLVLAAGSVVFLLPFYYMLNMAVSTPASIGKYPPDWIPRPIMLSNFPEGWVAYYNFTKYLRNTLLITSATLVGQLVSCTLVGYGFARLRFYGRGVWFVILLSTMMLPSQVTLVPQYVIFAKLKWVNTYKPLIVPAYFGSAFYIFLLRQFFMTLPRDLDDAARIDGCGYLSILLRVLLPLCKPPLIAVGVFSFVSHWSDFFGPLIYLNDPEKWTLVLGTTALVTSWGHTFIHMGYVMAVTTLVVVPVLVIYFWAQRYFIEGITLTGVRG, from the coding sequence ATGAACAGAGCGACGGAAGCAACGGTGCAGGCACCAGCATCAGTCAGACGGGCCCCGCTCATCGCTGCCTGGGGCAGCCGCCGGGTCCGCCGGGCTGCGGGCCGACTAGCGCTCTACTTGGTGCTGGCGGCCGGATCGGTAGTGTTCCTCCTGCCCTTCTACTACATGCTCAACATGGCCGTATCTACTCCCGCTAGCATTGGCAAGTACCCGCCCGACTGGATCCCGAGACCAATCATGCTATCCAACTTTCCCGAAGGTTGGGTGGCTTACTACAATTTCACCAAGTACCTCCGCAACACCCTTCTCATTACCAGCGCGACACTGGTGGGCCAATTGGTGTCCTGCACGCTGGTAGGCTACGGCTTCGCCCGCCTGCGTTTCTATGGAAGAGGGGTGTGGTTCGTCATTCTCCTCAGCACCATGATGCTACCCAGCCAGGTCACCCTCGTCCCCCAGTACGTCATCTTCGCCAAGCTGAAGTGGGTCAACACCTACAAGCCGCTCATCGTCCCGGCCTACTTCGGCAGTGCTTTCTACATCTTCCTCCTGCGGCAGTTCTTCATGACTCTGCCACGCGACCTCGATGACGCCGCTCGGATAGATGGGTGCGGCTACTTGAGCATCCTGCTCCGAGTGCTGCTGCCCCTATGCAAACCCCCGCTCATCGCTGTGGGCGTCTTCTCCTTCGTCAGCCACTGGAGCGACTTCTTCGGCCCCCTCATCTACCTCAACGACCCGGAGAAATGGACCCTCGTCCTGGGCACCACGGCTCTGGTAACCTCCTGGGGCCACACCTTCATCCACATGGGCTACGTGATGGCGGTGACCACTCTCGTGGTTGTCCCCGTCCTGGTCATATACTTCTGGGCCCAGCGGTATTTTATCGAGGGGATCACGCTTACAGGTGTGCGCGGCTAG
- a CDS encoding alpha-glucosidase/alpha-galactosidase, with protein MGARTVKIVLIGAGSASFGLGTLRDIVQSPELTGSQVALVDLNQQAVQDIARLAQMMSDAVGAELSIMATTERQEALPGADFVIVSIERDRERLWQLDFQVPVRHGIKQVLGENGGPGGLFHSLRNIPPLLAIARDMERLCPQALMVNFSNPMSRLCLALARYTHVSFVGLCHGVHNHRTRLGQIMDYDAADMVPLAAGINHFTWILELHSGSTGEDLYPLLRERSATYDPSFLPLSRYLFEKVGLFPSPGCDHAGEYLGWAWQFVGLKGPDLEGSERYRNQLWERIGRLLGGKEELGDLVTRRSGERAVDIISAMASGKGGYEWAVNLPNRGHIENLPDGVIVEVPATVSAGGIHGVHVGALPEGAAVPLRQQAAVQDLVVEAGVTGSRQVALQALLADPVVQDARAAEVVLDELLAAQADYLPQFA; from the coding sequence ATGGGGGCTAGGACGGTGAAGATCGTGCTCATCGGCGCCGGCAGCGCCAGCTTCGGCCTGGGCACCCTGCGCGATATCGTGCAGAGCCCCGAGCTCACCGGGTCGCAGGTGGCCCTCGTTGATCTGAACCAGCAGGCGGTGCAGGACATCGCCCGGCTGGCCCAGATGATGAGCGACGCCGTCGGGGCCGAGCTGAGCATCATGGCGACCACCGAGCGACAGGAGGCGCTGCCCGGCGCCGATTTTGTGATTGTCTCCATCGAGCGCGACCGAGAGCGGCTCTGGCAGCTGGACTTCCAGGTGCCTGTGAGACACGGCATCAAGCAGGTATTGGGCGAGAACGGCGGCCCTGGCGGGCTCTTCCACTCGCTGCGGAACATCCCGCCGCTGCTCGCGATCGCCCGCGACATGGAACGCCTGTGCCCCCAAGCCCTGATGGTCAACTTCAGCAATCCGATGAGCCGCCTGTGCCTAGCGCTGGCACGCTACACTCACGTTTCCTTCGTTGGCCTGTGCCATGGCGTGCATAACCACCGCACCCGTCTGGGCCAGATCATGGACTACGATGCTGCCGACATGGTGCCGCTCGCCGCCGGTATCAACCACTTCACCTGGATCCTGGAGCTACACAGCGGGAGCACGGGCGAGGATCTCTACCCGCTGCTCCGTGAGCGCAGTGCTACTTACGATCCCAGCTTCCTTCCCCTCAGCCGCTACCTCTTCGAGAAGGTGGGACTGTTCCCCTCGCCCGGGTGTGACCACGCCGGGGAGTACCTGGGCTGGGCCTGGCAGTTTGTCGGCCTCAAGGGGCCAGACCTGGAAGGGAGCGAGCGCTACCGCAACCAGCTCTGGGAGCGGATCGGGCGCCTCCTCGGGGGCAAGGAAGAACTGGGCGACCTGGTGACCAGGCGTTCCGGTGAGCGAGCGGTCGACATCATCAGCGCCATGGCCTCAGGGAAGGGGGGCTATGAGTGGGCCGTCAACCTCCCCAATCGTGGCCACATCGAGAACCTCCCCGACGGCGTCATCGTGGAGGTGCCGGCCACGGTCAGCGCTGGCGGCATCCACGGAGTGCACGTGGGCGCGCTTCCAGAAGGGGCCGCGGTGCCCCTGCGCCAGCAGGCGGCAGTCCAGGATCTCGTGGTCGAGGCCGGTGTGACCGGTAGCCGGCAGGTAGCACTGCAGGCGCTGCTAGCGGACCCGGTGGTGCAGGATGCGCGCGCGGCCGAGGTTGTGCTCGACGAGCTCCTCGCCGCCCAGGCGGACTACCTGCCTCAGTTCGCCTAG